From the Carya illinoinensis cultivar Pawnee chromosome 4, C.illinoinensisPawnee_v1, whole genome shotgun sequence genome, one window contains:
- the LOC122308167 gene encoding 20 kDa chaperonin, chloroplastic-like — protein MATAQLTTLSISTRNLASFQGLRPSEAVKFGPSVGHLTGLSQRSFKGLVVKAATIVTPKYTSIKPLGDRVLVKIQTAEEKTGGGILLPTTAQTKPQGGEVVAIGEGKTAGNTKVDLSVKTGNQVVYSKYAGTELEFNGSKHLILKDDDIVGILETDDVKDLKPLNDRVLIKVAEAEVKTSGGLLLTEATKEKPSIGTVIAVGPGTLDEEGKRKPLSLTPGSTVLYSKYAGNDFKGKDGLEYIALRASDVIAILS, from the exons ATGGCTACAGCTCAGTTGACAACATTGTCGATCTCAACGAGGAACTTGGCGTCGTTTCAGGGGCTTCGGCCTTCTGAAGCTGTGAAGTTTGGTCCTTCAGTAGGGCATTTGACTGGTCTCTCTCAGAGGTCCTTTAAGGGTCTGGTTGTTAAAGCGGCAACCATTGTCACACCCAAG TATACATCGATTAAGCCTTTGGGTGATAGAGTGTTGGTGAAGATCCAAACTGCTGAAGAAAAGACTGGTGGAGGAATTTTACTTCCTACAACGGCTCAAACAAAGCCTCAAGGAGGTGAGGTGGTTGCAATTGGAGAGGGTAAGACAGCTGGGAATACAAAAGTGGACCTCAGTGTCAAG ACTGGCAACCAAGTTGTGTATTCCAAATATGCTGGGACTGAGCTGGAGTTCAATGGTTCAAAGCATCTTATTCTGAAGGATGATGATATAGTTGGTATTCTGGAAACAGATGATGTGAAAGATCTTAAACCCCTGAATGATAGAGTTTTAATCAAG GTTGCCGAGGCTGAAGTAAAAACATCCGGAGGTCTGTTGCTGACAGAGGCAACCAAAGAAAAACCTTCCATCGGCACG GTAATTGCAGTCGGGCCCGGTACTCTCGACGAGGAGGGCAAGAGGAAACCATTATCCCTCACCCCAGGGAGCACGGTTTTGTATTCCAAGTATGCTGGAAATGACTTTAAGGGTAAAGACGGATTGGAATACATTGCTTTGAGGGCTTCAGATGTTATTGCTATTCTTTCATAA
- the LOC122308338 gene encoding protein TIFY 10A-like isoform X2: MSSSQAFSEFSGKRPEKASFSLKCSLLSQYLKEKGSFGDLNLGMSCNVEGNGTVETYRQTAPTMNLFPIAEKLSDFSSRNVVATRNLEPMDLFPQPPGFAASLPKQVVPEIATDSRVDKSATAEPERAQMTIFYAGKVIVFNEFPAEKAKEVMLLASQGSSQSNPNNQNAFAASKLARIDSSSSIGTSTSVVPPSLGNKAIHEHIQPPPQPLANDLPIARRASLHRFLEKRKDRVTARAPYQYQTNNSAAAAPTKPVESKSWLGLAAQSRN, encoded by the exons ATGTCGAGCTCACAGGCGTTTTCTGAATTTTCCGGGAAGAGGCCGGAGAAAGCAAGCTTCTCTCTTAAGTGTAGCCTACTGAGTCAGTACCTGAAGGAGAAGGGCTCCTTTGGCGATCTCAACCTCGGGATGTCATGCAACGTCGAAGGAAACG GAACAGTTGAGACCTACCGTCAGACAGCACCAACAATGAATTTATTCCCCATCGCTGAGAAATTGAGTGATTTTTCTTCCCGAAACGTGGTCGCCACTCGGAACCTTGAACCCATGGATTTGTTCCCTCAGCCACCTGGGTTTGCTGCCTCCTTACCTAAGCAAGTGGTCCCAGAGATTGCTACCGACTCTAG AGTGGACAAGTCTGCCACAGCAGAGCCTGAAAGAGCCCAAATGACAATTTTCTATGCCGGGAAAGTAATCGTGTTCAACGAATTTCCGGCCGAGAAGGCCAAGGAAGTCATGCTCTTAGCAAGCCAGGGAAGCTCCCAGAGCAATCCCAACAACCAGAATGCATTTGCTGCTTCTAAGCTGGCCAGGATTGATTCCAGCAGTTCAATTGGTACTAGCACTAGTGTTGTTCCTCCTAGTTTGGGCAACAAAGCGATTCATGAACACATTCAACCGCCCCCTCAACCCCTTGCTAATG ATTTACCAATTGCAAGGAGAGCTTCACTCCACCGGTTCCTGGAGAAGAGGAAAGATAG GGTCACAGCAAGAGCACCGTACCAATACCAAACAAACAACTCAGCAGCAGCCGCTCCCACCAAGCCAGTTGAAAGCAAGTCATGGCTCGGCCTGGCTGCGCAATCACGAAATTAG
- the LOC122308338 gene encoding protein TIFY 10A-like isoform X3, translating into MSSSQAFSEFSGKRPEKASFSLKCSLLSQYLKEKGSFGDLNLGMSCNVEGNVETYRQTAPTMNLFPIAEKLSDFSSRNVVATRNLEPMDLFPQPPGFAASLPKQVVPEIATDSSRVDKSATAEPERAQMTIFYAGKVIVFNEFPAEKAKEVMLLASQGSSQSNPNNQNAFAASKLARIDSSSSIGTSTSVVPPSLGNKAIHEHIQPPPQPLANDLPIARRASLHRFLEKRKDRVTARAPYQYQTNNSAAAAPTKPVESKSWLGLAAQSRN; encoded by the exons ATGTCGAGCTCACAGGCGTTTTCTGAATTTTCCGGGAAGAGGCCGGAGAAAGCAAGCTTCTCTCTTAAGTGTAGCCTACTGAGTCAGTACCTGAAGGAGAAGGGCTCCTTTGGCGATCTCAACCTCGGGATGTCATGCAACGTCGAAGGAAACG TTGAGACCTACCGTCAGACAGCACCAACAATGAATTTATTCCCCATCGCTGAGAAATTGAGTGATTTTTCTTCCCGAAACGTGGTCGCCACTCGGAACCTTGAACCCATGGATTTGTTCCCTCAGCCACCTGGGTTTGCTGCCTCCTTACCTAAGCAAGTGGTCCCAGAGATTGCTACCGACTCTAG CAGAGTGGACAAGTCTGCCACAGCAGAGCCTGAAAGAGCCCAAATGACAATTTTCTATGCCGGGAAAGTAATCGTGTTCAACGAATTTCCGGCCGAGAAGGCCAAGGAAGTCATGCTCTTAGCAAGCCAGGGAAGCTCCCAGAGCAATCCCAACAACCAGAATGCATTTGCTGCTTCTAAGCTGGCCAGGATTGATTCCAGCAGTTCAATTGGTACTAGCACTAGTGTTGTTCCTCCTAGTTTGGGCAACAAAGCGATTCATGAACACATTCAACCGCCCCCTCAACCCCTTGCTAATG ATTTACCAATTGCAAGGAGAGCTTCACTCCACCGGTTCCTGGAGAAGAGGAAAGATAG GGTCACAGCAAGAGCACCGTACCAATACCAAACAAACAACTCAGCAGCAGCCGCTCCCACCAAGCCAGTTGAAAGCAAGTCATGGCTCGGCCTGGCTGCGCAATCACGAAATTAG
- the LOC122308338 gene encoding protein TIFY 10A-like isoform X1: MSSSQAFSEFSGKRPEKASFSLKCSLLSQYLKEKGSFGDLNLGMSCNVEGNGTVETYRQTAPTMNLFPIAEKLSDFSSRNVVATRNLEPMDLFPQPPGFAASLPKQVVPEIATDSSRVDKSATAEPERAQMTIFYAGKVIVFNEFPAEKAKEVMLLASQGSSQSNPNNQNAFAASKLARIDSSSSIGTSTSVVPPSLGNKAIHEHIQPPPQPLANDLPIARRASLHRFLEKRKDRVTARAPYQYQTNNSAAAAPTKPVESKSWLGLAAQSRN; this comes from the exons ATGTCGAGCTCACAGGCGTTTTCTGAATTTTCCGGGAAGAGGCCGGAGAAAGCAAGCTTCTCTCTTAAGTGTAGCCTACTGAGTCAGTACCTGAAGGAGAAGGGCTCCTTTGGCGATCTCAACCTCGGGATGTCATGCAACGTCGAAGGAAACG GAACAGTTGAGACCTACCGTCAGACAGCACCAACAATGAATTTATTCCCCATCGCTGAGAAATTGAGTGATTTTTCTTCCCGAAACGTGGTCGCCACTCGGAACCTTGAACCCATGGATTTGTTCCCTCAGCCACCTGGGTTTGCTGCCTCCTTACCTAAGCAAGTGGTCCCAGAGATTGCTACCGACTCTAG CAGAGTGGACAAGTCTGCCACAGCAGAGCCTGAAAGAGCCCAAATGACAATTTTCTATGCCGGGAAAGTAATCGTGTTCAACGAATTTCCGGCCGAGAAGGCCAAGGAAGTCATGCTCTTAGCAAGCCAGGGAAGCTCCCAGAGCAATCCCAACAACCAGAATGCATTTGCTGCTTCTAAGCTGGCCAGGATTGATTCCAGCAGTTCAATTGGTACTAGCACTAGTGTTGTTCCTCCTAGTTTGGGCAACAAAGCGATTCATGAACACATTCAACCGCCCCCTCAACCCCTTGCTAATG ATTTACCAATTGCAAGGAGAGCTTCACTCCACCGGTTCCTGGAGAAGAGGAAAGATAG GGTCACAGCAAGAGCACCGTACCAATACCAAACAAACAACTCAGCAGCAGCCGCTCCCACCAAGCCAGTTGAAAGCAAGTCATGGCTCGGCCTGGCTGCGCAATCACGAAATTAG